Proteins encoded by one window of Molothrus ater isolate BHLD 08-10-18 breed brown headed cowbird chromosome 12, BPBGC_Mater_1.1, whole genome shotgun sequence:
- the SLC38A7 gene encoding sodium-coupled neutral amino acid transporter 7 isoform X2: MLCMLIFIIGGLVILAYCSQASNERTYQEVVWAVCGKVPGVLCEVAIAVYTFGTCIAFLIIIGDQEDKIIAALVKEPEEVGSSHWYTDRKFTISITAFLLILPLSIPKEIGFQKYASSLSVIGTWYVTAVIIIKYIWPDKELVPVEIPTSPSTWTAVFNAMPTICFGFQCHVSSVPVFNSMKQPEVKTWGAVVTAAMVIALFVYTGTGICGFLTFGAGVEQDVLMSYPSNDIPVALARAFIILCVLTSYPILHFCGRAVLEGLWLRYTGVTVEEDVVRERRRRLLQTISWFLLTLLLALFIPDIGKVISVIGGLAACFIFVFPGLCLIQAKLSEIQETRAISWWAQVSYGVFMVTLGAFIFGQTTANAIFVDLTA, from the exons ATGCTG tgcATGCTGATCTTCATCATCGGAGGCTTGGTCATCCTGGCATACTGCTCGCAGGCCAGCAACGAGCGCACCTACCAGGAGGTTGTGTGGGCTGTCTGTGGGAAGGTGCCTGGTGTGCTGTGCGAGGTGGCCATCGCTGTCTACACCTTTGGCACCTGCATCGCCTTCCTCATCATCATTGGAGACCAGGAGGACAAGA TCATTGCTGCTCTGGTGAAGGAGCCTGAGGAAGTTGGGAGCAGCCACTGGTACACAGACCGCAAGTTCACCATCAGCATCACCGCCTTCCTGCTcatcctgcccctctccatccccaaaGAGATTGGCTTCCAAAAATATGCCAG ctccctcAGTGTGATTGGCACATGGTATGTCACAGCAGTCATTATCATCAAGTACATCTGGCCCGACAAGGAGCTGGTGCCTGTGGAGATCCCCACCAG cccctccaCCTGGACAGCTGTCTTCAATGCCATGCCCACCATCTGCTTTGGGTTCCAG tgccatgtgAGCAGCGTGCCCGTCTTTAACAGCATGAAGCAGCCAGAGGTGAAGACCTGGGGGGCAGTGGTGACAGCAGCCATGGTGATTGCTCTCTTTGTCTACACAGGCACTG GCATCTGTGGCTTCCTAACCTTTGGAGCTGGCGTGGAGCAGGATGTCTTGATGTCCTACCCCTCCAATGACATCCCTGTTGCCCTCGCCCGGGCTTTCATCATCCTCTGTGTGCTGACATCCTACCCTATCCTGCACTTCTGTGGCCG GGCTGTCTTGGAGGGTCTCTGGCTCCGCTACACCGGGGTAACGGTGGAGGAGGACGTGGTTCGGGAGCGGAGGAGACGCCTGCTTCAGACGATCAGCTGGTTCCTCCTGACACTCCTTCTGGCTCTTTTCATCCCTGATATTGGCAAAGTCATCTCTGTCATTGGGGGCTTGGCTGCCTGCTTCATCTTTGTCTTCCCAG GGCTCTGCCTGATTCAAGCCAAGCTCTCTGAAATCCAGGAAACCAGGGCAATCAG CTGGTGGGCCCAGGTCAGCTACGGGGTGTTCATGGTCACCCTTGGAGCCTTCATCTTTGGACAGACGACTGCCAATGCCATCTTTGTGGATCTTACAGCCTGA
- the SLC38A7 gene encoding sodium-coupled neutral amino acid transporter 7 isoform X1 — protein sequence MAQGTGSINSDYKDWEWSDDAGERARLLQSPSVETVPKNSESQGSGLGATSALGAVFIVVNAALGAGLLNFPAAFSMAGGVAAGITLQMCMLIFIIGGLVILAYCSQASNERTYQEVVWAVCGKVPGVLCEVAIAVYTFGTCIAFLIIIGDQEDKIIAALVKEPEEVGSSHWYTDRKFTISITAFLLILPLSIPKEIGFQKYASSLSVIGTWYVTAVIIIKYIWPDKELVPVEIPTSPSTWTAVFNAMPTICFGFQCHVSSVPVFNSMKQPEVKTWGAVVTAAMVIALFVYTGTGICGFLTFGAGVEQDVLMSYPSNDIPVALARAFIILCVLTSYPILHFCGRAVLEGLWLRYTGVTVEEDVVRERRRRLLQTISWFLLTLLLALFIPDIGKVISVIGGLAACFIFVFPGLCLIQAKLSEIQETRAISWWAQVSYGVFMVTLGAFIFGQTTANAIFVDLTA from the exons ATGGctcagggcactgggagcatCAACAGTGACTACAAGGATTGGGAGTGGAGTGACGATGCTGGTGAGCGGgccaggctcctgcagagccctaGTGTGGAGACGGTACCCAAAAATTCAGAGAGCCAAGGAAGTGGTCTGGGGGCCACATCGGCTCTGGGAGCTGTCTTCATTGTGGTCAACGCTGCTctcggggctgggctgctcaacttccctgctgccttcagcatgGCTGGTGGCGTGGCTGCAGGCATCACCCTGCAGATG tgcATGCTGATCTTCATCATCGGAGGCTTGGTCATCCTGGCATACTGCTCGCAGGCCAGCAACGAGCGCACCTACCAGGAGGTTGTGTGGGCTGTCTGTGGGAAGGTGCCTGGTGTGCTGTGCGAGGTGGCCATCGCTGTCTACACCTTTGGCACCTGCATCGCCTTCCTCATCATCATTGGAGACCAGGAGGACAAGA TCATTGCTGCTCTGGTGAAGGAGCCTGAGGAAGTTGGGAGCAGCCACTGGTACACAGACCGCAAGTTCACCATCAGCATCACCGCCTTCCTGCTcatcctgcccctctccatccccaaaGAGATTGGCTTCCAAAAATATGCCAG ctccctcAGTGTGATTGGCACATGGTATGTCACAGCAGTCATTATCATCAAGTACATCTGGCCCGACAAGGAGCTGGTGCCTGTGGAGATCCCCACCAG cccctccaCCTGGACAGCTGTCTTCAATGCCATGCCCACCATCTGCTTTGGGTTCCAG tgccatgtgAGCAGCGTGCCCGTCTTTAACAGCATGAAGCAGCCAGAGGTGAAGACCTGGGGGGCAGTGGTGACAGCAGCCATGGTGATTGCTCTCTTTGTCTACACAGGCACTG GCATCTGTGGCTTCCTAACCTTTGGAGCTGGCGTGGAGCAGGATGTCTTGATGTCCTACCCCTCCAATGACATCCCTGTTGCCCTCGCCCGGGCTTTCATCATCCTCTGTGTGCTGACATCCTACCCTATCCTGCACTTCTGTGGCCG GGCTGTCTTGGAGGGTCTCTGGCTCCGCTACACCGGGGTAACGGTGGAGGAGGACGTGGTTCGGGAGCGGAGGAGACGCCTGCTTCAGACGATCAGCTGGTTCCTCCTGACACTCCTTCTGGCTCTTTTCATCCCTGATATTGGCAAAGTCATCTCTGTCATTGGGGGCTTGGCTGCCTGCTTCATCTTTGTCTTCCCAG GGCTCTGCCTGATTCAAGCCAAGCTCTCTGAAATCCAGGAAACCAGGGCAATCAG CTGGTGGGCCCAGGTCAGCTACGGGGTGTTCATGGTCACCCTTGGAGCCTTCATCTTTGGACAGACGACTGCCAATGCCATCTTTGTGGATCTTACAGCCTGA